In Lagopus muta isolate bLagMut1 chromosome 14, bLagMut1 primary, whole genome shotgun sequence, the DNA window ttgtGGTTTCAGAGAAAGTGGTGCTGCTAATACTAATACACTTaaacaaatgttaaaattaaGGATTTTTGACATCCCTTTTTTGTTGACTTTTGTCCTTTTCCTCATCCATTCTCAATGTCATCACAGAACCGCACACATCCCGTTCCCAGTCTGCAGTCGTCTCTTCTCTGCCATTCGTCTCTCACTCTCATGCGTTGCTGTGAACCCATGGCTGGACTGTGATTCTGTCGACATTATGTGACACAACATGGTTTGTTCGTAGTGTTTGCTGCTGTAGAGTGACAATGCTGCTGATGAAGATGTGGCATTTTAGAGCACGCAGACACAAATGGACAAGTCCTGCTCCAGGATCTTACCTTCCCaaacacagaattgcagaaagcattctcctgttttctgtgtctttgTCGAGATGATTTTATGCAGCACGAAGATATTATTTTACCAAGCATCAACTGTAATGAGATGTTAGGAGCTGAGCTAAATCACTGACAGCAggtcatttaatttttcatttttgcagtaGTGATGCACAGCCTCCAGCTTCACTGcttcacacagcagagctgtcagctcgGGGAAGAGCACCTGAGTCTGCATTTCTGATGAACTGAATTATTCCCCTTACAATGCAGGTGGGAGTTCAGGAGAGCCAGACATATAGAGTTCTGTGCCCACATGACTGCCTGAACAGAGGCCAGGGTTTGAGCCTTGGATGAAATTTTTTTAGGTAGCTAACAGGCTAAAACGCTTCATGGTTTTGATGGCTTTGCTCTCTTTGTCCCTCTCCCTTCCGTAATTCAAACAGAAGGAtttaaacttgaaaaaaaaatgtctttatgGCAAGAGATGTAGCTGGTAAAGAGGCTTTGAAAATAATTGGCTCCATGGATTGGTCTGTGGTGAAAAATGTCCTTCTCCCCCCCCCTGTTTGTGGTAATTGGTGAAGAAATACAGTTGGGTAGCAGCTAAATTCTTGCCCAGTGCCATCTGTACCCAGGACATGACCCTATCTGGTTCTGATGCTGATAAAATCTCTGAGGTTCCTGTCTGAAGGAAATAGCTGTCCAGCTGTAAGCCAGGTCCCAGACCTGTGCAAGAGCAAGAAAACTTGTCTGCCATGGTTGCTGATGTCTGGAACAGGAAGGACCTCCCTGGTAGGAGCCGGTCCTGCACCGTCTGCGCTCCGGCCTGAGGCAGTGCAGGTGGCTGCTGCAACTGCTGCAGCCCAGTCAGCTGCAGTCAAACAAGCTGTGTTCTGTCATTGCTCACACCGGCTGCGGAGATGGAGTCTGGGGTCTGGCTGCCCACGTCCCTGGTGCACGGGGGGACGTGCTTCTGGGCGAGCTCCACCAGCACTCAGAGAGCCTGATCAAGCCAAAGGCCAGGGCACAGCCAAGAAGGGtgtacatttatttctttaaactgTAGCTTTGCAACAGAGGCATGAAGCAAGCCCTCCTGATGATATTTTGCATCCTCACGTCAGGATGGTTATTTGCAGCCCCTGGTTTAGCAgttcttccttcatttccacTTTGAGTGCTAGACAAAGATAAGCATTTTTCTCagcacttttttattttattttattttattttgttttgttttgttttgttttgttttgttttattttatttccaaaaagcaCTTTCCTTTCTAAATTGGAAATTTGAGATTAGTCgaaatatttctttatctgGAATACTTTGTTACTTATCCAATGGTCTTTTTCTGGAGTCTGGCCCTACTTCTAGTTGATGCTAGCACCTGAAACCAGACCTGTTTCTCTTCTAGTTTTATATCTCATAGTTTTTGTAGCTCACGTATTCCATTGAAAGTATCTAGTGTGTGCCAGTGGAACACGCCGAGCACAGCAACCATGGCACAAGTTTTATTGCCTGatcaacatggaaaaaagaaaaattcagtgaaTATTAGAGAAGACACAAGGCCTGGAGACTTTACAATTAACACATAGTATGGAGACACAAGCACATTGGCTGTAGGTGCTAAAATACAAGGCTCACGGCAGCTGTGGACTAGATCCTTCTCTTAGTCATTCACCAGACTGCCATTGCTAGTCTCAGTGAAGGTAGCTGGATTTTCTGAGAAGAACATCTGCTTTGGAGTAGCCATAGCCATGCAATTGCTGCCTAGGTGTGGTTCAGTCACACAGCAGGTGATATCCTGCCATTTCCTTGGAGCTTTGATTAACTGGAATGAATTACCTGCCTTTTAGCACGGTCTGGGTTCTGATGCAAATGACTGACTTTCCTGGTTTGAAAGGCAGTCCGTGACAAATAGCAGAatctgaaagaagcagcagcgtGCTGCTTGAATTTTGTGTGTGCATCTGGGCTACCCAGTGCAATGGAATTAATCATTTCCTAGGGCTTCATTAAAAATCCACAACTGCAGTTGGTTACTGTATTTTAATTACtccacttccttttctttgtctaACGTGCTATCACTTTTCCATCTTCGTTCTGCTTTTTGACTCCTTTAGGATGTCCCTCCCAGCACCTGCATGCTTTGGGGCTGTTGCTCGGTGGTTGCAGCGCACTGCCGAACTCCGGAGCATGCAGCAGCTGCGAGGAAAAGGCATTCTGAGTCCGtcagagcagagagctgtgaggAGAGCATCACAGGGATGTTTGGTACGTGGTGGCTGGGGGACGTTCGAGGGCTTCCTTCTTTGATACCAAGCTACTGAGAAAAGGCgatctgctggaaaggaaaggaaactcACGGGGCTCTCTGAGATTAGTCACCGAGTTACGCTgtgggaaaagaagagaaagccaGAAGCGTGCTTGAGAAGGGCTGAGCTACTGAGGGCAAGGGTTGAGCTACAGAGAGACAAAAGGATTGAGGAGCTCTTGAGGGGTGAGCAAGGCTGGGCCAGCTGGCCTCAGGTTTGGGCAGCAGATCAGTAGGAGGTGTGGCTGAGTCCTACTCTCCATCTCACCCTCATGCAGTGCTGGGTCCTGTGCAGCCAGGTGCATTGTGGTGCTGGAGCCTGATTGcaactgatttctttctctccatttgCAGAGGCAGAGGAGCTCTACCAGAAAAGAGTTCTAACCATCACAGGAATCTGTGTTGCCTTGCTTGTGGTGGGCATCGTCTGTGTGGTAGCTTACTGTAAAACCAAGTGAGTATGTGTGGTTAACAAACAATAACCGGTGATCTCTGAGTGGCAGTGATTGTGTGTCATGCTTTCATGGTGTTCACCCAAATGCTGTTTTAAGGAGATGCCGTGCTGTGGTATTCCCAGCAAAGTCTCTGAAGGAGGCCGATGAAGCCATCAACCATCCTGTGTGAGCAGGAAGTTTCCCATTTCTTTATCGCCTGATAAGGTATCATGTATCCAAGCCAGGTGATGGCACGTGGCTGGGAGAAGCTGTCCCCTGAGCCAACAGAAGCACAGTGAGCTAATGCCCAGGAGCTGTGGGCTCACTTGTTTACAGTTCTGGAACTTCCAAAGCAATGATGATTGAGCAAGAGGCTTGGGGACCTCGTTCATGGCCAGCCTCCCCTGATCGGACAGCACCCTTCGCCCCATGTGCCCCTCACCTGTGTTTGGAATGTCCAACTATTACCCAGGACACAGGAAGCCTTGTGAAGTTGATGTCCTCCCAGGGAGGCTTTACTGTATTGTGCTTAATGCAGGACAGGAGCCTTGCCACCAAGGGCAAGCCAGGACTggttctcctttctcttctccccacTTCTCTCCTCGGTGCCCAGCCCCACGCTCCCCCTGCCTCCACTGCATTGTCCTGGGGCTTGTCTTGCTTGTCTTGAAGACCATTGGACCCAACTATGTGAATTGCCTATAGCAgaaaacattcacatttctttGGAAAGGCAACATAAGTGGCTAATGTTGAATGTCTTGCTTCCTTCTGTTCACAGCTGTCCACAAACACCGTCAAAACATGAAAAGTGTCTGAAAGATGAATGAAAACCTGGTTGCTACCTCCTTTATCATCTGCTTCCTCCAGAAACACTTGGGCCTCATGAGAGAAATCCTCctaatttacttttttcctttcctttttaaaggaagcaaagaaaacagatgcatAATCATTTACGACAGAACATGTGTCATGCCCATCAGAACAGGAGCCTTGCAAATGGGCCAAGCCATCCGCGTTTGGATCCAGAGGAAATCCAAATGGCTGATGTAAGACCTTTCATAAGACCCTGTATTTTATTGAGTGCTCATTGTCTGTCAGGGATTTGATGTGGATTTGCATGCTTGCACCTGCCTGTGCCTGTGCATGAGAAGCAAAATACAACTTGAACAGAAGCACGAAATTCTGCATAGAAACCTTTCCCAAAACAAAATCTAGAGGGAATTGTGATTTTACTTTGATACACTGAGCATGAGGTTAGGGCACTCAGGACAGGTGTGATCCTGGTGTCCTCCCTGGAAGGCACTCCCAATGTTTCCTGCTTATTACGCTGTCCTGTCAAGCTTCATTATACACAATAATAAATAGGGTAGGCACAATAAATAGGGTTAGCACAGCAGAGGCTCAGCCACCACAGTGACTGTCTCACCCATTGTGGTGATCAgaacagctccacgtctgtccaCCTGCGCGGCCCAGCTGCTCCTTTGCAAGGTGGGACAACCCAGTGGGGTGCCAGTGTCGCTCTATTGGGACCCGTCTGAGTATTTAGGATTGGATCCAGGAAAGCCGTTCAGCCGCTCCTGAGATGTGAGAATCCCATTGAGCTCTGTGTTCCTGTTCTCAACATGCTTAAGTGCCTTGCTAGGACTAAAACATTGAACGGGATcagaaaaagggagagggaaggcaGACCTGAAGCTGAAGGTGTATTCTTCCAGGATGAGGGTTTGCAGTTTCCCAGATTCTGAATATTTGCTTTGGAAACTTCCTTTTGCCTTCTCTTAGTGTTTTCTGTGTGCAGAGGTTCATGTGCCATGCACAGGGGGGCACTGATTGCTGATAGAAAGCAcaatcgtagaatcacagattaGGGTTGGCAGGGTCCTTAACGATTGTCCTGCTGTGAGTAGGAACACGTCCactagctcaggctgcccaggatcccaccCAGCCTGGTTTAACTGCtgccagggatggagcatccacaacttccctgggcagtgtGTGCCAAGACgcttctgagtaaagaacatCTTCATATGTTTAagctaaatctcccctctttacAAACCATTACCCTGTGTCCTATCACTGCATGCCCTTGTAGAATCAGCGTCCTGAATGAGGTACAAGCTCTCCTGGGTCACTCTTGTGATGCTGACATTTAGCTAAGTGGATAGTTGGCCATGAAGGATGAGGGCAAGGAAAATTTAAAGAATCACAGCCACGTGAACCTGAAATACTGTCTCCCCCAGAGGCTTAGTCTCTCTGTGGAAAGCATGGCTGACCCTGCTTACTGTTAGGTGAAGGGATATTTCAgcataaatatttgtattacaCTTGGTATGTCAGTAGGACTTGTGTCTGTGACAGATTGCATGCGGTTGCCTTGTTGCTGGCACTCTGTCAGGTGCACAACCTCCTGCAAACAGATGGatttctgctcagcagcatcaGCTGTATGTGCTCCCACAGCAACCTGGGGAAACCCTCGGCTCTTTGTAACCCTCTGCAGCCCCTGTATCATAGCTCCTTTCCAGTGTCCAAAGTGCAGAGGCAGAGGGGAGGGCACTGCatgacatttttcagtttccttgtCGCCTCCCGTGGGGCACGGAGCTGCAGAGTTCACTCAGTCCTCTGGTGATTTCACCAGAAGCAATCCAGCCAGCAGAACTtggctgtggcagtgctggcaaGCTATTGGCTGATCTATGTGGTTCTTCATATTTTACAGTATATTTCTAAGAATGTTTCTGCCACTGAACACGTCATCCGGAGGGAAACAGAGACAACTTTTTCAGGAAGTCACTCCTGCTCACCGTCACATCACTGCTCCACAGCCACTCCAACATCCAGCCAGAGGTGATGTATGCCATTCACACTGAACTGCTGCTTGCCTTAGGATGCTGTGAGATTCAAAGCCAGTAGAAGGGTTTCCTTTCACCTCTCTCTCTGATTTTACTTGATGTTTGGCATCACACCATCATACAGGCCATGCCAGTGCTTGCAGATCAGATTGTGTTGCTGGCATAACCAATTAGTGAGAGGTGCAGAAAGGTGTGGAAAGGTGTGATGCTTGATCTGCAGCAAAGAGCCAGCAGGAGTGCATAGCACTGAAATAGCTGGGAAGTAGGAGGAAATGAAGTAGTGCTTTCACGCCTTGCACAAGCTCAGTCAAATAGGAGGATGCATCTAGGAATGGTTTTTCAAGTTGTGATTGCAATTACACTGCATGCCTGTGTTAATTTGTTAAGTATGCACAGGTTATTAATATAATGTTTGAGATATTTAGCATCTGTTTGCCTTTTGCAAGGCAGAACATGACAAATATCACcattctttaaaatttatttattttgcctagttctgcaaagctgaaaatgaagttttcaccagaaaaaaaacaacaaaaacaaacaaacaaacaaaaaaaaccactaatTTTTCACATTCTAAAACAGCCATCctgggggacagcagcagcctggctcaGAGGCCAAAGTTCTCACTGGATTTGAGTGCATTTGTATTGCAGATGGAACTTCTCCATTTTTGTGGTGCCCAGAAAAGTCCTTCAAATGCTCTAAGAAAGCCCTGTACTGTTTGAAGCTTGGTTCCTCAGGTTCTCCATCTTGCATTGCTCTTGTGCTTCCTCCAGTAAGCAGCAGTGTTACCCCATGAGAGTGCCTGCTTTTGAGAAATGACTGTGAGTGCAGGGGGGTCCCATCTACCTCCTGTCAGTGGTCACACTGGATCCACTGCATGGGCTTTGTCAAGCAAAAGATGTCGGGGCTTAGTTACTATTAGCCGGGGCTGTTTGTATCCACCTGTCCAGGAAGCAGACAGTCCTTCCAGGTAAAGCTCAAAGATGTGTCCCAGCAGATTTCTTCCAGGTTCAAGCACTCATTAGGTAGTGGAACAACTTCAGATATCAAACTTGGGTTTTCAGGTAAATTCCTCCCCAGATTCCAACTGACTTGacctgcagtgagcagagagGGAGCcaagaatgactttttttttttccaacccgggtgattctgtgattctgtgattctgtgatttttgggCTGGAAATGCCTGCCTTTAGCCAGGGAAATCTTACCCTTGGTGGGCAGATGGTGTCTTTtccaggctcttttttttttaatttttacactTCATTCCAAGCCTTGCTAGGTGTGTGCAGGCTTGAGCAATGTGTACAGAGGCTCcttttcctgcagagctgcacctTGATGGCATTACAGTCTGACTTCAAAGTCCTCAGACCCCATGGCCACCTCTGGGCACATCTGAAGATGCAAATTTGTGTCTGAAGGGCAGCGTTAATACATGCCAGGTGTGGGAAGCACCTACCTTGCACAGCCTCTGGTCCTGTCTACCTGCCATATGAATTTTCGTGAGTCAAGTGCAGCAAGCAGGTGTTTCTTGAAGTCATGCCAGAGGCAAACTGCTGGCAGAATCAGGTTCCATTTTACTTGATCAGCTCATACTCTAATGAGGATGCTTTTTGAAGTTATAAATTAATGTCATGGTTGCAACCAAGCATGTGCCCAGAGCCATCAATAATTAACACGTTCTTGGGAAGTTTTAATGAGGCCTCTGTAAACCCCCACGCCAAAccctctgccagcacagctccatctgGTGCCATCTGGGAGTTCAGAGCTGTTGCTCCTGTGGGTTGTGTGTTTGTGCCACAGGAGAGCAGTCGGCCTGGTGGTGTGGGTACAGGACTCCATCCCATTGTGTGGGATGTCATCTCTACACCAAGCCAAGCGCAGGGATACCTCCAAGTGCTGCCCAGCAGTACCCAGCACAGTGTAGTTTTTGTCTAGCTCCTTGAGCATGTGTTGCTGCCAAAGCCTTTTATAAATGAATGGTAATGCTTCTCTGTGTTGGTCACAATATAATtctgagccttttcttctgaCACTGTTCTGGTAGCATTTCAGAAGGATCTGTTTCTTGGCACTGTGTGCAGTGGCATTTTTGAAGGTCCTCTGCAGACCTGTTTTGGCAAGGCCGGTGCATCGCTCTGCaccaaaataaagcagaattgcCCAGGCCACCCTGCAGACGCCGTCCTACCCCGTCCCCAGCTGCCAGGAGGTGGTGCACTAAATACCCCGTGTGCACTGGGCAGCCTTGCTGTCCTCTAGTCATGCCTCCAGGAAACAGTAAGGAAAGGCATATCAAAATTGGGCCTCCCTGATCCAATGCAGCGAGACAGAGAAAGGAGACATCAGTTCAGGGTGAGATCTGTGGCTGTGTGTGGCTTTTTGGAGAAGGCGCTGGCCTTCCCCAAGGGATTCCTTGTTCACTGTCCCTGTGGGCTTTGATTCACAGACATGAAAGCCACACCTGGAGCCTGGAGCGGACGGAGAGCCTGACTTCCGATTCCCAGTCCGGGATCATGCTGTCCTCAGTGGGAACCAGTAAATGCAACAGCCCTGCCTGCGTGGAGGCGCGGGCCCGCCGCGGGGCTGCCTTCTGCATTGAGGACTCGCGGCGGCCCACAGCGCAGTACCGCGACTCGGTGGACTCACTGCGGGACTCACCGCACAGCGAGAGGTCAGAGCCTGTGCAGCCCTGCCCCTCTGTGCCAGGCACAAAGCTCCTGTGGTAGTGCAGGAGAAACCCTCGAAGAAGCCACGGCCCAGGAGGCCGCTTTGGTAGGGTAGCAGTGTGCTTTGCACAGGTGCCCCTGCTAAGCAGGAGGCCATGTAGGTTTCATGCACAGGTTTGGGAGCAGCTGAAAATATCTTGTTACAGCTGGTGAATTAAATCTGGCTGAGCTACTGGGTGGTGAGTACAGCCGAGGCCCTGGCAGAGGGGGAGGCAAATAGCTGGGACACAGCTCAAGCCAAGGCTGAGCCTCATCGTGATCCTTAGGGCGAGGAGCGAGTCCTCCAATACCTCTGGGTGGGATGGGGAACAGACATGCTGCTTGTCTGCAGCCTGGGGACGGGTTCAGTGTGACTCAGATCTGGGACACTGTCAGCCAGTGGCAGCTGTTCTCTTCGTGGGCCTGGCTCCTGCTGTTGCAGAAGCACATCTCCATGGTGCTGCAACCTGGGTGGCCATCTAACCAGTTCCAGGCATTTCCCCTCAAAACGGTGGGACTGGACTGGTCCAGCGAAGGCAAGCTgttctcttgtttcttttcctggtcCGTTCAGATGGCCTGCAGACTGCATCTCAGACTTCATGAGACATGAGGAGGGATAGGGAAACCCAGGGAGTGGGAGCAGGCTGAAATGAGTGGAGACAACGCACACTGGCTTTactgagtgaaaaacaaaaccgCTACTTAAAGGAGGTGATGCCAAAGGAAAGCCTATACAGAGAGGGGCCAGACCACTGAGCCACCGTGCTCGTGTAAGTAGTGTAGATGAAGGCTTGTAGAGGCCTTTTGTATGGAAGATTTTTGCAAAGTTAGGTGAAGCAGTACCCAGACTTCAGCATGTGAAGACCTCTGGGGGCCCTTCCCTGGGTAAGCGTGACAGTTGCAGAGGGAGCAGAAGGCAACGTGGGCAACCAGAGGGTGGGAATTGTGATGTCCTGGGTAAGGCTCAGTCCTGATGGCCGTGCTGGGCTCGCCCCGAGCCCCCCCGGGCTGTGGGCTGCTCAGTGTCCAATGGAGCTGTTCCTTTCTCAGGTACGTGTCGGCCCTGACCACACCAGCACGCCTGTCGCCCGTCGACTTCCACTACTCGATGGCGGCGCAGGTGCCCACCTTCGAGATCACCTCCCCCAACTCCGCGCACGCCGTCTCCCTGCCGCCAGCAGCCCCCATCAGCTTCCGcgtggaggagcagcagcccctgctgcgGCGGTACCAACTGCCCTTCCAGGACACGCAGCGCTACGACAGCTACTACCAAAGGAAGACCTACCTGAACGACAGCATGGGGAGCCTGCCCTCCAGCCCCTTCCGCATCACGGAGGACGACGAATACGAGACGACGCAGGAGTACGTCACAGCGCTAGAGCAGCCAAAGAAAACAGCCAGCAGCAACAGGCGGTGGAAAAAGTCCAAACTGAACGGGCACGTCCCCCACAGAGCCAGAGCTGTCCGGGActccttctccttcagcagcGCCTCTTACAGCGAGTCTGATGAGGAGCTGGTGGCCGAGAGCACGCCCTTCCTAAGCACTCAGAACAATGAGGCGACAAACACAGAGTCGCCGCCGCTCCACCGGCCGGGCGACAGCCGGACTCAGCACCCGTACAGCCGGCACAGCGCCCACGGGGGCAGCGGGCGCAGCAGCCTGGCGCACACGACGCCCAAACGAGAGCCCGACCCCCTCTAGGCGCCCGGCAGACGCACCGCACAGGGGAGGCGGCGGAGGGAGGTGGAACAAACAcgagacaaaaataaatatttttattttatataaaagagaaaaaaaaatataacaaataaaatgttttattttcattttagcaaaGTTGTCTTATAATAGCTAACGGCGATGACTTTTTTATAGGGAATCTCTATTTATATGTAATGTCTTGATTTACAGCTtccgagaaaaaaaaaaaaaaagtaaaaaaaaaaaaagaagaaacgaaaacaaacaataaagttaaaaaaagaaaaggtgggCCAATTTTTGACTACTTAAAAATAGAAACTAAAACTATCGTGGTGCCTTTTGCTGTATGCTAGTGCTGGGATTCATGCTGAGGATTCTGTTTCAGTAGCATTTTTAAGATCATAGATTTTTGTTTGGGAGACGACCTGTCACAAGGGTGCTCTTCCGTCGGAAGAAAACAGCCTCGCCACTCTGCCCCGTACCCTGCTATTAACGATCTTGTTCTTTAAGGTATTGTTTAACACACACCAAGGACATGAGTGGGAGCATTTCCATTACCATGTCTGATGGGGATCTGTCTTGCCCTGTAAAATACTTGTATTTTTGCTTAAATcgggagaaaaagaaatccaacagCACCATCCCgaaatgcagaaatgatgttTCTTTTGCCGCACAGGtaggaggagaaaatgaaaccgtgcagcagcagcccttaACAAATAGCTCTCAATCTTTGGCTCTTTCCCGTGGGTCCAAAGTTGGGTTGGCACAGGTCGGTAGTCCAATGCGTGGGACGTTTGTGTGACTGCGGCGAGGCGCAGCCCCGTTCCGTACGGCTCGGCCCGCATCGCTGCGCCTGCCCTGGTGGATGGGCGGCAGCGCTGCGCACGGCGGTTCCGGTGCCGCCCAGGACCCGGTGCCGTGCTGCCCGCGGTGTCCCCAGGGCCACGGTGCGGCGGTGGCCACGGTGCTGTGCGAGCTGCAGTGCTCCGTGCGCTGTGCTTGGAGCCACGCCTGGGAGCCGCTGGCCGTGCTGCCCTGGTGCCTGGCTCTGGCCCCGCTTGCAGACCCTCGGAAGGGCAGCGGCCCCCTGGGGGCAGCCCAGCAAGGGGATTCCTCTGTACCGCCGCGCCGTGCGTCGTGAAGGCGGTTGTTACCGTCACATCTTGCTCTTGGCGACAGACGTCGCGTTTCCAAACCCGGAGCAGCTCTGCCCGTTGGCTCTGTGGCGCAAAGAGACAGTCCTGTGTGTCCGGTGGCAGAGCATCCCCGTGGAGGTGCCCCTCTCTCCTCAGTTCTCTGCAGCAAACCTGTTTACATTGTAGcctgacttttttctttttatatttttacttctgcatGTCCTTTGCATTTCAGATACTGTAGATTGGATGCATGGTGAAGCTGTGACTGAGAAGATAATACAACAATTGACAGTGTATTTCATTTAACTTTTAGCAATAAAGTAACTAAACCCTCTATTCCTCACCCATGATGGGATCAGATAGAAAACTCTGCTAATTTGTCATAAGATGATTGTCAAAGTTTGCTCTGGATTGTCTGAATGTCAGAACTCTAGACTGTTTAACACTTGaacattttttatattataaataaaataagaaataacaaTCTGTGGGCGGCATTGATCTAAGGCAATCTGGGGGCAGTGGGGGACTGTAGCAAGGGCCACGAACCCAGCtgctggggcaggcagggaCCCCTGTCCAACCCCTATTCATGTGTCTTCACCTGCAGACCGGGGGGTTCGTGCTGTGCTCCCATCCACAACCACATTTCTTCTTTAGATCTTGCAGGGCAAGGCTGGCTGGCTAGCTCCCACACAGGGCAACCCCAGGGAATACGGTGTGTTCATGGGAAGCACAATTCCTGAGGTCGTATCAGCCCGACAGGAGCGGGCAGAGAGCTCCTGACCCCGTCCCAGGCATGGGGGATGCCCCAGGGGGAGGATCCCCGTGGAAAGCAGCCACAAAAAAGGGATAGGTGGGTCCTTTAGGGGGAGGTGTGTTACTGCCCCATTTTTTCAGGCCTCTGTGATGCTCAGTACCTATCAGAAGCTCTGAGCCATGGCAGACTCACCATTTCTTGCAGTGATTTCTTGCTCAGTGTGCCCCTTGCTTCCGTAATCGTGTTCTATATTTGGAGGCAGTTACGCTACCTCAATTTTCTCTCCTATTGCCTCTGAAGGAAGCCTGCATCTCTCTCCTTTATCCCTCGCTGCTCTATTATTAGAGCCCTCATCTCCAGCCACGTGTATTGCTAGGGTTTAGCCATAAATATTTTAGAGCAATTTTCACAGGTGGGGGGAGCCACTGGCACGTCCTGCCAGCGCTGCTCCGCATGCACGATGCTGCCTCTCCCAGAGGGTGGAACTGCTTTGCAGATGCAGATGGGGTGACGCAGGCAGCAGAGGAACGTGGGGCCTTAGCTTTGGGATTGCAGAGCCTCTGGGCAAAGCCGTTGGCAGTGTGCCCTCTGGTAGGTAAGATGCTCAGCACAACATAAAGGCATACGCACTTGTGTATCAGGACAGTCATCAAGCACAGG includes these proteins:
- the NRG2 gene encoding pro-neuregulin-2, membrane-bound isoform isoform X2, whose product is MRRDPAPGFSMLLFGVSLACYSPSLKSVQDQAYTAAVVLEGKVQSVAPPAGGGNDSRGASGPAGGVLVKVLDLWPLNSGGLQREQLISVGSKAPCFKVKRNHRYIFFLEPTEEPLVFRTAFAPLDTSGKNLKRDVARILCADCAVPPKLKKLKSPNVHVGEKISLKCEATAGNPQPSYKWFKDGKELKKSKDIRIKYGNGKKISRLQFNKVKLEDAGEYSCEAENVLGKDTAKGSLNVRSVTTTLSSWSGHARKCNETAKSYCVNGGVCYYIEGINQLSCKCPIEFTGDRCQHFAMVSFSKHLGFELKEAEELYQKRVLTITGICVALLVVGIVCVVAYCKTKKQRKQMHNHLRQNMCHAHQNRSLANGPSHPRLDPEEIQMADYISKNVSATEHVIRRETETTFSGSHSCSPSHHCSTATPTSSQRHESHTWSLERTESLTSDSQSGIMLSSVGTSKCNSPACVEARARRGAAFCIEDSRRPTAQYRDSVDSLRDSPHSERYVSALTTPARLSPVDFHYSMAAQVPTFEITSPNSAHAVSLPPAAPISFRVEEQQPLLRRYQLPFQDTQRYDSYYQRKTYLNDSMGSLPSSPFRITEDDEYETTQEYVTALEQPKKTASSNRRWKKSKLNGHVPHRARAVRDSFSFSSASYSESDEELVAESTPFLSTQNNEATNTESPPLHRPGDSRTQHPYSRHSAHGGSGRSSLAHTTPKREPDPL
- the NRG2 gene encoding pro-neuregulin-2, membrane-bound isoform isoform X1, coding for MRRDPAPGFSMLLFGVSLACYSPSLKSVQDQAYTAAVVLEGKVQSVAPPAGGGNDSRGASGPAGGVLVKVLDLWPLNSGGLQREQLISVGSKAPCFKVKRNHRYIFFLEPTEEPLVFRTAFAPLDTSGKNLKRDVARILCADCAVPPKLKKLKSPNVHVGEKISLKCEATAGNPQPSYKWFKDGKELKKSKDIRIKYGNGKKISRLQFNKVKLEDAGEYSCEAENVLGKDTAKGSLNVRSGTTKAPQVLPASETKIVVMEEELTTTLSSWSGHARKCNETAKSYCVNGGVCYYIEGINQLSCKCPIEFTGDRCQHFAMVSFSKHLGFELKEAEELYQKRVLTITGICVALLVVGIVCVVAYCKTKKQRKQMHNHLRQNMCHAHQNRSLANGPSHPRLDPEEIQMADYISKNVSATEHVIRRETETTFSGSHSCSPSHHCSTATPTSSQRHESHTWSLERTESLTSDSQSGIMLSSVGTSKCNSPACVEARARRGAAFCIEDSRRPTAQYRDSVDSLRDSPHSERYVSALTTPARLSPVDFHYSMAAQVPTFEITSPNSAHAVSLPPAAPISFRVEEQQPLLRRYQLPFQDTQRYDSYYQRKTYLNDSMGSLPSSPFRITEDDEYETTQEYVTALEQPKKTASSNRRWKKSKLNGHVPHRARAVRDSFSFSSASYSESDEELVAESTPFLSTQNNEATNTESPPLHRPGDSRTQHPYSRHSAHGGSGRSSLAHTTPKREPDPL